CACATCGGCCGCTTCCGCGTACCGGTTGAGTTGCAGCAGCGCGTGCGCCTGCCACTCCAGCAGGCGCGGATGGTCGGGGACCAGCGTGAGCGCCCGCTTCAGATACGCCAGCGCCTGCTCGGGATTCTGTTGGCCCAGCTCATAGCGCGCTGCGGAAAAGTAGGCGCCGGCGGCCTGGAGCGGATGCGCCTGCTTTTCGATCTGCGCCAGTTCGCTGGGCGAAAGCCGCACCGGCTCGGGTTCCGAAACCTGACCGGTGGGTTTGGTTGCGCTTTCGGGAAGCTCCCCCGCTGAGTCGGCCTTGCCGGCGCCCGGCGGCCCGGTGCGGAAGAAATCCTCGGAACCCGCGGGCATCGAGATCGCTTGCCCGGAGCGGACTTTCTCCACCTGGATGTCCGAAAATGCCGGGCGGCTCTTGACGATGCGCTCCACCTGGCTGCGCGGGACCTTGTACACCTCCTTGCCGGCGTTGTAGACGACGTAGCCCTCGATCTCACGCGCGTTGGCGACCTCGATGGAGGTCCCGTTCTTGAAGTAGATGGTGTCCCCGACGGCGGGGGAGGCGGTCAGCAACAAGACGACCGCAATCGTCAGAAGAAGCAGCGCTGGCGGCTGACGGCGCATAAAAACGGGATTATAGGACAGGTAGGATGAAGCCGCCGCCGTTTCATCCCAGCGTTCCGGTTCCGGAACGCACTTGAACGGGACGTCGGTCTCTAACGGTCGGCGGGCACGAAGTAGACGTCGGTGGGCTTGAACTGCGCCAGCCTGCGGAAGCGGGCCTTCACCGCCATGCCGACGCGCATTTCCTGCTCTGTGGCTCCCACCAGCCGTGTGAGCAGCAGCGTATTCACGCCGTCGAACTCAATCAGGGCCAGGTTGAACGGCGTCTCCTTCAGGAAAGCCTCCGAGCCGAAGTGGCAGGTGGTCCAGGTATGTACGCGGCCTTCGCGGGGCAGCTCGAACCAGCGCGTGGCCGCGCCGCATTCCATGCAGTACGCGCGGGGCGTGGCGAAACGGTAGCCGCAGCCTGTGCATTCGCTTCCCAGCAGCTTCCCTTGTGCCAGGGCAAGAAAGAAGGGGGAATCCTCGGCGTAGCTGTGCAGATAGTCGATCTCGTAGTGGTCCTTCACCACCAGGGGATCGGTGCCGAAGACCACCGTGCCCTGGTCGGTCTCCGGCAGGCGCACCTTGCCATAAACGGGCTTGGACGCGGGCAGTGCACGAGGTGGTCCGGCCACCGCTGCCGGCGCCGGCTTCTTACGCATCGCCTTGCTGGCCATGGTTTCCTCCTCTTTTCCTTTACGCGACTTTCGGTCCCGACCAGTTGGTGCTTTCCAGGATGCTCACGGTCACATAGGTGCCGGTCCCGGCGTGGCTGTGGATGGCGCCGCGCATCGGCCGCCGCATCCGGCCCCTCTTCTGTTTCACCTGGATGGTGCCGTCGCCGTGGTTGTGCTTGGCGATGGTTCCCTGGAGCTGCCAGAAGGCGAACACCGCTTGCATCAGGCCGGTGGCGCCCACTGGATGCCCGCAGGCGATCAACCCACCGGAGGGATTCACCGGGATCGAGCCGCTCAGTTCAGGATGACCCTGGTCGATGAACTTGCCGCCCTCGCCATAACGGCACAGTCCCATATCCTCATAGGTCTGGATTTCGCTCGAGGTGTAGGCATCGTGGAGTTCGACGAAATCCAGGTCCTTGCGCGGATCTTCGATGCCGGCCTTTTCGTAGGCCATCTTGCACGCCATGCGTCCGGCGCGGAAGCTGTGCACTCCCGGATACTTCAGGTCCTTGTACCATTGCGGGTCCTCGTGCTTGAGCAGGACCACGTCTTTCTGCGGGCGGTCGGCCATGCGCATGGCATCGGAGCCCATCCCCACCCCCAGCACCCGGACCGGGTTCTCACAGTAGTGCTGCGCCACCTTCTCGCTGGCCAGGATGGCCACCGCCGCTCCGTCCGACATGGTGCAGATGTCCAGCATGGTGAGCGGGTAGGCCACCATGGGCGAGCGGCGCACGTCCTCCACCGAGACGTCGTAGTGGTGCTGAGCCCAGGGATTATGCAGCGCGTTGCGATGGTTCTTCACGCTCACCTTGGCCAACTGCTCCACCGTGGTGCCGAACTCGTGCATGTGCCGCACCACCATCATGGCGTAGTAGCCGCTGTAGAAGCCGCCCACCGGATAATCGAAGTTGGTATCGCTGGCCAGGGCGATGAACTCGTTGCCTTTCCAGGTATTCACATGCGACATGGTCTCGAAGCCCATGGCCACCACGCAGTCCATCCAGCCGGAAGCGATGTGCCGCCAGGCCTCCTGGAAGCACAGACCGCCGGTGGCGCCTCCGCCTTCCACCCGGATGGTGGGCTTGGGCACCAGGCCGCACATGTCCACCGCCATCACTCCGGCTTTGAGTTGGCGGGTGAAGTGGTCGCTGAAGTAGCTGACCACCGTGCCGTCGATCACCTCCCGGGTGAGCTTGGGACAGTCGCGCATGGCGTAGTCGAAGGCTTCCTTCACCATCACCCGGAACGACTTGCGGGGTTCGGCCTTGCGGAACTTCGTCAGGCCTCCCGCAATCATGTAGACAGGCCGCATAGGCGCCTCCTGGAAAAAGGGGCAGGAACGATGCGGCTAGATGACCACGCCCTCAGGAAGCGCTTCAGTGAGCCCCGTCACTTCAGGGG
This genomic stretch from Terriglobales bacterium harbors:
- a CDS encoding Zn-ribbon domain-containing OB-fold protein, which encodes MASKAMRKKPAPAAVAGPPRALPASKPVYGKVRLPETDQGTVVFGTDPLVVKDHYEIDYLHSYAEDSPFFLALAQGKLLGSECTGCGYRFATPRAYCMECGAATRWFELPREGRVHTWTTCHFGSEAFLKETPFNLALIEFDGVNTLLLTRLVGATEQEMRVGMAVKARFRRLAQFKPTDVYFVPADR